In the genome of Fervidobacterium nodosum Rt17-B1, the window TCTTGAGAGAAACCTGCTCATGTCAAAAGATGAGTTAAAGGGTGTTAAAGCTGTACTCTCGGCAGCAGCAATGACATATGTGGCAGATACACTAATGGCCATTATGCAGCTTATAAGAATGTTATTAATAGCTAGAAATAGAGATTGAAAGAAAGATAAAAACAAAAGACCGCTGAGATTTTCAGCGGTCTTTTGTTTTTGTTCATCTTGTTTTAAGAAACTTTACCAGTTCTTGCTTGTTTTTTTCGATGTCAATTTTCAACACCCATAAATTGGTGTTTTCACGTTCGATGAATTCAGTTGTTTCTTCAAAAAAACCACTGACTGGTATTCTGAATGTTTCAAGCTTATAATTTGTAATGTTTATTAGTGCAAGAGAAAGTAATTCCGAAGGTCTTATGTTTGTTTCAATATTTTCAAAAATTATTTCGATTAAATACATCTTTTTATCAATCGGCAAAGTCTTGACTTTTTCAAATATCTTTGACAACAAATACCTTTGACGTGACGTTCTTTCGAAATCACCATTTCCAGCATAACGAATTCTTGCGTAGGCAAGCGCTTGCCTTCCATTTAAACGATAAACTCCGGGTTCCTGTATTGTTTCAGCTGGTACTCCTCCGTTTACTCTATTAAGTTCCCTTGTGCTAATATTAAATTGTTCAACCTCGTAATCTTTTATTTCTACATCTACCCCACCAATTGAATCGACAATTTTTTCGAATGTTTTAAAATCAA includes:
- a CDS encoding LCP family protein: MRKVFTGILISVGVATLVGIIYLNYLFSKIKFTNTFSPEDVGVQNTQNSKIYGVTSEIDKRKISNSQQLMVAVFGVDKRIGYEIPRSDTIMIVALDQKNKTIKIVSVMRDILVEIPNYGKEKLNSAYALGGPKLAITVLNKILGLSITKYVSIDFKTFEKIVDSIGGVDVEIKDYEVEQFNISTRELNRVNGGVPAETIQEPGVYRLNGRQALAYARIRYAGNGDFERTSRQRYLLSKIFEKVKTLPIDKKMYLIEIIFENIETNIRPSELLSLALINITNYKLETFRIPVSGFFEETTEFIERENTNLWVLKIDIEKNKQELVKFLKTR